From Arachis stenosperma cultivar V10309 chromosome 2, arast.V10309.gnm1.PFL2, whole genome shotgun sequence, one genomic window encodes:
- the LOC130961635 gene encoding putative UDP-rhamnose:rhamnosyltransferase 1 has protein sequence MAESRTHVVMLPWCAFGHLIPFFHLSISLAKSGVHVSFISTPRNIQRLPKPPSTLAHLLDLVELPLPSLDAGLLPEGAEATVDIPSDKIQYLKLATDQLQHPVKQLVANWLPDWIICDFHSYWIVDIAQEFQVKLQFFSVITASVQVFFGPPGARGALPSPKDLTVPPEWITFPSSVAYQMHEAIAIFDGAYQENVSGLSDIERFNKVFGASQAVLFRSCHEIEGEYLNLYQELIGKPVIPIGLLPPDKPERRMVDESWCKTFEWLDAQATKSVVFVGFGNECKLSKDQVFEIAYGLELSELPFLWILRKPTWAIHDHESLPLGFVERTSKRGKVCMGWAPQQEILAHPSIGVSFFHSGWGSVIENLQFGNTLVVLPFIVDQPLTARFLVEKGLAIEVKRNNKDGSFSRDDIAKSLREAMVMEEGEKLRNKTRDTANVVGNLKLHQDYMAEFVKFLKTGIWKQI, from the coding sequence atggcaGAGAGTAGAACTCATGTAGTGATGCTTCCATGGTGTGCCTTTGGTCACTTGATACCATTTTTCCATCTTTCCATATCCTTAGCCAAATCTGGTGTTCATGTCTCATTCATATCAACACCCAGAAACATTCAAAGGCTTCCGAAACCACCTTCAACTTTGGCTCATTTGTTAGATTTGGTCGAACTTCCATTGCCATCCTTAGACGCCGGCCTCTTGCCCGAAGGAGCTGAGGCCACCGTGGACATTCCATCTGATAAAATTCAATACTTAAAATTGGCAACTGATCAACTTCAACATCCAGTGAAGCAATTAGTGGCCAATTGGTTGCCGGATTGGATAATATGTGATTTTCATTCATACTGGATTGTAGACATCGCCCAGGAGTTTCAGGTGAAACTACAGTTTTTTTCAGTCATTACTGCTTCGGTTCAAGTGTTCTTTGGACCACCTGGTGCAAGGGGTGCACTCCCATCTCCGAAAGATCTAACAGTACCGCCGGAATGGATTACTTTCCCATCTTCAGTGGCTTACCAGATGCATGAAGCCATTGCTATTTTTGATGGTGCCTACCAGGAAAATGTTTCCGGCCTAAGCGACATAGAAAGGTTTAACAAGGTATTTGGTGCTTCGCAAGCTGTGTTATTTCGCAGTTGCCATGAGATTGAAGGTGAGTATCTGAATCTGTACCAAGAATTGATTGGGAAGCCAGTTATTCCCATTGGTCTGCTTCCTCCAGATAAGCCAGAGAGAAGAATGGTTGATGAGTCTTGGTGTAAGACATTTGAGTGGCTTGATGCGCAAGCAACCAAATCAGTAGTCTTTGTGGGGTTTGGGAATGAGTGTAAATTGAGTAAAGATCAAGTTTTTGAGATAGCTTATGGATTAGAGCTTTCTGAATTGCCCTTTCTATGGATCCTGAGAAAACCAACTTGGGCAATTCATGATCATGAATCTCTACCTCTTGGTTTTGTTGAAAGAACATCAAAGAGAGGAAAAGTATGCATGGGATGGGCACCACAACAGGAAATTCTGGCACATCCATCTATTGGGGTATCTTTTTTTCATTCTGGTTGGGGATCTGTGATTGAAAATCTGCAATTTGGAAACACTCTTGTTGTGTTGCCCTTCATTGTTGATCAACCTCTTACCGCGAGGTTTTTGGTCGAAAAGGGACTAGCAATTGAAGTGAAAAGAAACAACAAAGATGGGTCGTTCAGTCGAGATGACATAGCCAAATCCCTTAGAGAAGCAATGGTTATGGAGGAAGGGGAGAAGCTCAGAAACAAAACAAGAGACACTGCTAATGTTGTAGGAAACTTGAAGCTACACCAGGATTACATGGCTGAATTTGTCAAGTTTCTTAAGACAGGAATCTGGAAACAGATCTAG